A section of the Posidoniimonas corsicana genome encodes:
- a CDS encoding hybrid sensor histidine kinase/response regulator, producing the protein MPSGDSFSADWMAMLLGPSQSGDASPPSGRDPTPASVTRSILDLLPVSLVVKDAAGRRVFFNQHYADLHKSSAGELLGKTDSDLFPQSAAQKYHDDDQRVQQTGEVLRGVEERRAPDGTVSKIERIKGPVRDANGDVVGVAVLFWDISDQARIEEALDLEQDLMRSLMESIPDSVYFKDRESRFLRVSQSQSQLFGLSKPQDAIGKTDADIFSVEHARQALEDERRIMETGEPIVAQVEKETWPDRDDTWVSTTKMPLRNNQGEVVGTFGISRDVTELKRMQLELVAAREMAEAANRAKSDFLANMSHEIRTPMNGIIGMTELLLNTELTDEQREYQLLVQRSADSLLALLNDILDFSKIEAGKLELEHLPLELRDTLGGTLHTLAGRAAQKGVELAVHIVPSVPDHLVGDACRLRQVVVNLVGNAIKFTSEGEIVVRVTPVEVTDDSATLRIAVSDTGIGISPEKQAHIFEAFTQADASTTRQYGGTGLGLAISGQLVQLMGGSLSVRSEPGIGSTFEFTATFDRAEETPEAAAATLSTLHQLPVLVVDDNHTNRLICTEMLSNWGMKPTAVESGESGIREFDRAAGGGAGYRLALVDVMMPQMDGFEMVRRLRERPGAESMAVIMLSSANRPEDRALADELGVARCMTKPVTQSNLLNGITSVLGTARVDDSPASSLTADRDGEFAPRKILLAEDGVVNRKVAVSLLRKRGHDVTAVEDGRMAVDAVRVQRFDLVLMDIQMPVLDGFAATAEIRRLEADTGRRLPIIAMTAHAMKGDRERCLDAGMDDYVSKPFRPAELFAAVEKVPPSQDQPDGDAPTAAVGGAPAAPAPVSNGARPFDYDRALENVGGCEEMLAEMIDLFAQECPKQMADVEEAWRASDSEALMRAAHTLKGSVALFAAGEAAAAAKRVEFLGRDGKLDEFVDEWAGLKRHVDQLLTTLQDAKP; encoded by the coding sequence ATGCCTTCCGGCGATAGCTTCTCGGCCGACTGGATGGCCATGCTGCTTGGCCCGTCGCAGTCAGGCGATGCTTCCCCCCCATCCGGGCGTGACCCGACTCCGGCGAGCGTCACCAGGTCGATTCTGGACCTGCTGCCGGTAAGCCTGGTGGTGAAAGACGCGGCAGGTCGGCGGGTTTTCTTCAACCAGCACTACGCCGATCTACACAAGTCCAGCGCGGGAGAGCTGCTGGGCAAAACCGACAGCGACCTGTTCCCACAATCCGCCGCGCAGAAGTACCACGACGACGACCAACGCGTTCAGCAAACCGGTGAGGTGCTCCGCGGCGTCGAAGAGCGACGCGCGCCGGATGGGACGGTCAGCAAGATCGAGCGCATCAAGGGCCCGGTGCGCGACGCCAACGGCGATGTCGTGGGCGTGGCGGTGCTGTTCTGGGACATCTCCGATCAGGCGAGGATTGAAGAAGCTCTCGACCTGGAGCAGGACCTGATGCGGTCGCTGATGGAGAGCATCCCCGACTCGGTTTACTTCAAGGACCGTGAGAGCCGCTTCCTGAGGGTGAGCCAGTCTCAGTCGCAGTTGTTCGGGCTCAGCAAACCCCAGGACGCGATCGGCAAGACCGATGCGGATATCTTCTCCGTCGAGCACGCCCGGCAGGCGCTGGAGGACGAGCGTCGCATCATGGAGACCGGCGAGCCAATCGTCGCCCAGGTCGAGAAGGAAACCTGGCCCGACCGAGACGACACGTGGGTCTCTACAACCAAGATGCCGCTCCGGAACAACCAGGGCGAGGTGGTGGGCACATTCGGGATCTCGCGCGACGTCACGGAGCTCAAGCGGATGCAGCTGGAGCTGGTCGCCGCGCGGGAGATGGCCGAGGCCGCCAACCGTGCGAAAAGCGATTTCCTGGCGAACATGAGCCACGAGATCCGCACGCCGATGAACGGCATCATCGGCATGACCGAGCTGCTCCTCAACACCGAGCTCACCGACGAGCAGCGCGAGTACCAATTGCTGGTGCAGCGGTCGGCGGACTCGCTGCTGGCGCTGTTGAACGACATCCTCGACTTTTCCAAGATCGAGGCCGGCAAGCTGGAGCTCGAGCACCTGCCGCTGGAGCTGCGGGACACGCTCGGCGGCACGCTGCACACCCTCGCCGGGCGGGCCGCCCAGAAGGGGGTCGAGCTGGCGGTCCACATCGTCCCCAGCGTGCCGGACCACCTCGTTGGCGACGCCTGCCGGCTGCGGCAGGTGGTGGTGAACCTGGTGGGCAACGCGATCAAGTTCACAAGCGAGGGCGAGATCGTCGTGCGGGTGACCCCGGTCGAGGTCACCGACGATTCGGCGACCCTCCGCATCGCGGTGTCGGACACCGGCATCGGCATCTCGCCCGAGAAGCAGGCCCACATCTTCGAGGCCTTCACACAGGCGGACGCGTCGACCACCAGGCAGTACGGCGGCACCGGGCTGGGGCTGGCGATCTCTGGGCAGCTGGTGCAGCTGATGGGCGGCAGCCTGTCGGTCCGCAGCGAGCCCGGCATCGGCAGCACGTTCGAGTTCACCGCGACCTTCGACCGCGCTGAAGAGACGCCCGAAGCCGCCGCGGCGACGCTCTCCACCCTGCACCAGCTGCCGGTGCTGGTGGTCGACGACAACCACACTAATCGGCTTATCTGCACTGAGATGCTCTCCAACTGGGGCATGAAGCCGACCGCCGTGGAGAGCGGCGAGAGCGGGATCCGCGAGTTCGACCGGGCCGCCGGCGGCGGCGCCGGATACCGACTCGCGCTGGTCGACGTGATGATGCCCCAGATGGACGGCTTCGAGATGGTGCGGCGGCTGCGCGAGCGCCCGGGCGCCGAGTCGATGGCCGTGATCATGCTCTCTTCCGCCAACCGGCCCGAGGACCGGGCGCTGGCGGACGAGCTGGGCGTCGCGCGGTGCATGACCAAGCCGGTGACGCAGTCGAACCTGCTCAACGGCATCACCAGCGTGCTCGGCACGGCGCGGGTCGACGACTCGCCGGCCAGCAGCCTCACCGCCGACCGCGACGGGGAGTTCGCGCCGCGGAAGATCCTGCTGGCGGAGGACGGGGTCGTGAACCGCAAGGTCGCGGTGAGCCTGCTCCGCAAACGGGGCCACGACGTCACGGCCGTGGAGGACGGGCGGATGGCGGTCGACGCGGTCCGCGTCCAGCGGTTCGACCTGGTGCTCATGGACATCCAGATGCCGGTGCTCGACGGCTTCGCCGCCACGGCCGAGATCCGCCGGCTGGAGGCGGACACGGGGCGGCGGCTGCCCATCATCGCCATGACCGCCCACGCTATGAAGGGCGACCGCGAGCGGTGCCTCGACGCGGGCATGGACGACTACGTCTCGAAGCCGTTCCGCCCGGCGGAGCTGTTCGCTGCGGTGGAGAAGGTCCCGCCCAGTCAGGACCAGCCCGACGGCGATGCGCCCACCGCCGCGGTGGGCGGCGCCCCCGCGGCCCCGGCGCCGGTCAGCAACGGCGCCCGCCCCTTCGACTACGACCGCGCGCTGGAGAATGTCGGCGGCTGCGAGGAGATGCTGGCCGAGATGATCGACCTGTTCGCCCAGGAGTGCCCGAAGCAGATGGCCGACGTGGAGGAGGCCTGGCGCGCCAGCGACAGCGAAGCGCTCATGCGCGCCGCCCACACGCTGAAGGGCTCGGTGGCGTTGTTCGCCGCGGGCGAGGCCGCCGCGGCCGCCAAGCGGGTCGAGTTCCTCGGCCGGGACGGGAAGCTCGACGAGTTCGTGGACGAGTGGGCGGGGCTCAAGCGACACGTCGACCAGCTGTTGACCACGCTGCAGGACGCCAAGCCGTAG
- a CDS encoding DUF1328 domain-containing protein translates to MLSWAITFLVLALIAGVLGFGGIAGASVGIAKILFFVFLVLFLIGLVVPRLRGSV, encoded by the coding sequence ATGTTGAGTTGGGCCATTACGTTTCTGGTGCTCGCGCTTATCGCTGGTGTCCTGGGCTTTGGCGGGATCGCCGGCGCGTCCGTAGGGATCGCGAAGATCTTGTTCTTTGTATTCCTGGTGCTGTTCCTGATTGGCTTGGTCGTGCCTCGACTGCGTGGCTCCGTCTAG
- a CDS encoding sigma-54-dependent transcriptional regulator — protein MPRLLSIDDDRSVHHLVTKALEDTGVEVVPALTARGGVDAIEAERPDAVLLDVMLPDMSGLDAFRLIRQIDSRLPVIIVTAAGSSETAIEAMKLGAFDYLTKPIDVDNLERLVGHAIESRRLASVPVGMADLTEPQDRGDAFVGRCEAMQEVFKSVGRVAPQSVPVLIRGESGTGKELVARAIYQHGARSEAPFLAVNCAALSETLLESELFGHEKGAFTGAESRRIGKFEQCDGGTIFLDEVGDMSPAVQSKVLRLLQQQTFERVGGNTTIKSDVRIVSATNRDLESMCEEGEFRNDLFYRLNGYTITLPPLRDRGDDRVMLLQHFLAQLNKELGREVQGVAPDAMRRLLDYDWPGNVREMQSVVKQAMLHCSGPVLMASALPQEVTAGPMRPRKSAPAAEPHGEGDPGSSNGHVAEGEQAPANGSPAANGLGEFISSQIAAGSGDLYAATLAAMEKQLLSRVLSHTGGNQSEASRILGITRGSLRNKIRSNGIVIGPDIKIKS, from the coding sequence ATGCCCCGCCTGCTATCCATTGACGATGACCGTTCGGTCCACCACCTGGTAACGAAGGCCCTCGAGGACACTGGCGTCGAGGTCGTGCCCGCGTTGACCGCTCGCGGCGGCGTGGACGCAATCGAGGCGGAACGACCTGACGCGGTGCTGCTCGACGTGATGCTGCCCGATATGTCGGGGCTGGATGCGTTCCGCCTGATCCGGCAGATCGACTCGCGGCTGCCCGTCATCATCGTGACGGCGGCCGGCAGCAGCGAGACCGCTATCGAAGCGATGAAGCTCGGCGCCTTCGACTATCTCACCAAGCCGATCGACGTCGACAATCTCGAACGTCTGGTGGGCCACGCGATCGAGTCGCGGCGGCTCGCGAGCGTGCCCGTTGGTATGGCCGACCTTACCGAGCCGCAGGACCGAGGGGACGCGTTCGTGGGTCGCTGTGAGGCGATGCAGGAGGTGTTCAAGTCGGTCGGCCGCGTAGCGCCGCAGTCAGTTCCGGTGCTGATCCGTGGAGAAAGCGGCACCGGCAAAGAACTGGTCGCCCGAGCTATCTACCAGCACGGCGCCCGCAGCGAGGCGCCGTTCCTCGCGGTCAACTGTGCTGCGCTATCGGAGACGCTGCTCGAGAGCGAGCTGTTTGGTCACGAGAAAGGCGCGTTCACAGGCGCCGAAAGCCGCCGGATCGGCAAGTTCGAACAGTGCGACGGCGGCACCATCTTCCTCGACGAGGTGGGTGACATGTCGCCCGCCGTGCAGAGCAAGGTCCTGCGTTTATTGCAGCAGCAGACCTTCGAACGCGTGGGCGGCAACACCACGATAAAGTCCGATGTACGCATCGTCTCGGCGACCAACCGTGACCTGGAATCGATGTGCGAAGAGGGCGAGTTCCGAAACGACCTGTTCTACCGGCTCAACGGGTACACGATCACTCTACCGCCGCTCCGCGATCGTGGCGACGACCGGGTAATGCTGCTGCAGCACTTCCTCGCTCAGCTCAACAAGGAGCTGGGGCGGGAGGTGCAGGGCGTCGCGCCCGACGCGATGCGCCGCCTGCTCGACTACGACTGGCCTGGCAACGTGCGGGAGATGCAGAGCGTCGTTAAGCAGGCGATGCTGCACTGCAGCGGGCCGGTGCTGATGGCTTCGGCGTTGCCGCAAGAGGTGACCGCGGGCCCTATGCGGCCTAGGAAGTCCGCCCCGGCCGCGGAGCCTCATGGCGAGGGGGATCCCGGCAGTTCTAATGGGCACGTGGCCGAAGGAGAGCAGGCCCCAGCCAATGGTTCGCCCGCTGCAAACGGGCTTGGCGAGTTCATCAGCTCGCAGATCGCAGCCGGCTCTGGCGACCTCTACGCGGCCACGCTGGCGGCGATGGAGAAGCAACTGCTCTCGCGTGTGCTGAGCCACACCGGCGGGAATCAGTCGGAAGCCTCGCGGATTCTTGGAATCACCCGCGGCAGCTTGCGTAACAAGATCCGTTCCAACGGGATCGTGATTGGGCCGGACATCAAGATCAAGAGCTGA
- a CDS encoding PAS domain-containing hybrid sensor histidine kinase/response regulator, with the protein MTPGHEPYGQSTGLLSAVMASCRDAIIARSFDGRIEAWNRGAEEIYGYSQDEAIGENVSLTTPPDRRSELKRLRDAARDGQVIENFDTVRTRKNGETFPVAICGFPIKDKQGTAVGYATVERDISDRVRSADELRRALAEAQDATAAKSRFLANASHELRTPMNAIVGMTALALEEDISLELRDYLETIRDSSDAMLHLINDVLDLSKFQAEEFELDETPFNPRELLEGATKVLGPAAHAKGLELVCHVAPDVPSRLIGDPVRLRQIITNLVGNAVKFTAAGEVVVELTEVESHHRRCRLAFRIADTGIGISEEDQTRIFAPFTQVDGATTRRYTGTGLGLTITQHLIHCFNSQLHVESAPGSGSEFSFELTLAIDDQPANPDAELTAKMKGLSVLVVDDNEASRQTLIEQFNAWGMKALAVDSGDEAVSQLRAGAPDGGGFDIAVVDALMPGIDGFTVASQIESDDSLATKPIIMASATDRLEFSRRCAEAGAAAFVQKPISQSQLLSAIGQATGAATLEGQRNQGLFDKPSVQPLTILLVEDTPANRKVVQTVLSRRGHHIDIAVNGREAIDEFRKKPFDLVIMDVQMPIMDGFQATEAIREIERGDSRPSTPIIAMTAHSMRGDRERCLRAGMSSYLSKPLDLAKLLKVVESVADRKDGSVAWPSNETPQKAPSEPDAEAPPSRRLVDLDAALSRLRGDRSLLRDMIGFYREDAPTLLTAIAESLEAGNLATLERAAHSLKGLSANFDAEAVVNAARDLELAARTGEEGKLSKLAADLTKAANQLMDFFEDYLGGE; encoded by the coding sequence ATGACCCCCGGCCACGAACCGTACGGGCAATCCACCGGGCTCCTCTCCGCAGTGATGGCGTCGTGCCGTGACGCCATCATCGCCCGCTCTTTCGACGGCCGCATTGAAGCCTGGAACCGCGGCGCCGAGGAGATCTACGGTTACTCCCAAGACGAGGCGATCGGCGAGAACGTTTCGCTCACCACGCCGCCAGACCGCAGGAGTGAGCTAAAGCGCCTGCGTGACGCGGCACGGGACGGCCAGGTTATCGAGAACTTCGACACGGTCCGAACCCGCAAGAACGGCGAAACGTTCCCGGTGGCAATCTGCGGATTCCCCATCAAGGACAAACAAGGGACCGCGGTTGGGTACGCCACGGTCGAACGCGACATCTCCGACCGGGTGCGTTCCGCGGACGAGTTGCGGCGGGCGCTGGCCGAGGCTCAGGATGCGACCGCCGCAAAGTCGCGATTCCTCGCCAACGCCAGTCACGAGCTGCGCACGCCGATGAACGCGATCGTTGGCATGACCGCGCTCGCCCTCGAAGAAGACATCTCGCTGGAGCTCCGCGACTACCTGGAGACCATCCGCGACTCTTCCGACGCGATGCTGCACCTCATCAACGACGTGCTCGACCTGTCAAAGTTTCAGGCGGAAGAGTTCGAACTAGACGAGACCCCCTTCAACCCCCGCGAATTGTTGGAAGGGGCCACCAAAGTGCTTGGTCCGGCGGCACACGCGAAGGGTCTCGAGCTGGTGTGCCACGTCGCCCCCGACGTGCCGTCACGACTGATCGGCGACCCGGTCCGCCTCCGCCAGATCATCACCAATCTGGTGGGCAACGCCGTCAAGTTCACCGCCGCCGGCGAGGTTGTGGTGGAGCTGACAGAGGTGGAGTCGCACCACCGTCGGTGCCGGCTGGCGTTCCGCATCGCGGACACCGGCATCGGCATCTCGGAAGAGGACCAGACCCGCATCTTCGCGCCATTCACCCAGGTAGACGGCGCCACCACGCGGCGGTACACCGGCACCGGTTTGGGGCTGACCATCACCCAGCACCTGATCCATTGCTTCAACAGCCAGCTGCACGTGGAGAGCGCGCCAGGCTCAGGGAGCGAGTTCTCGTTTGAGTTGACTCTCGCCATTGACGACCAACCCGCGAATCCCGACGCCGAATTGACCGCCAAGATGAAGGGGCTGTCGGTGCTGGTGGTTGACGACAACGAGGCCAGCCGTCAGACGCTAATCGAGCAATTCAACGCCTGGGGCATGAAAGCCCTAGCCGTCGACAGCGGCGACGAGGCCGTCTCGCAACTGCGTGCCGGCGCCCCCGATGGAGGCGGGTTTGACATCGCTGTCGTCGACGCGCTGATGCCAGGGATCGACGGCTTCACGGTCGCGTCGCAGATCGAATCCGACGACTCGCTCGCGACCAAGCCGATCATTATGGCGTCGGCCACCGACCGACTCGAGTTCAGCCGCCGCTGCGCGGAAGCCGGGGCGGCGGCCTTCGTGCAAAAGCCAATCAGCCAATCCCAGCTGCTGAGCGCTATCGGTCAGGCGACTGGCGCGGCCACTCTCGAAGGGCAGCGCAATCAGGGGCTGTTCGACAAGCCAAGCGTTCAGCCGCTCACCATCCTGCTCGTCGAGGACACGCCCGCCAACCGGAAGGTGGTGCAAACGGTGCTCAGCCGGCGGGGGCACCACATCGACATCGCCGTGAACGGCCGCGAGGCCATCGATGAGTTCCGCAAGAAGCCGTTTGATCTTGTCATCATGGACGTGCAGATGCCCATCATGGACGGGTTCCAGGCGACCGAGGCGATCCGCGAAATTGAGCGTGGCGATTCACGGCCGAGCACCCCGATCATTGCGATGACTGCCCACTCGATGCGGGGAGATCGCGAACGGTGCCTGCGCGCCGGCATGAGCAGTTACCTGTCAAAGCCACTCGACCTTGCGAAGTTGCTCAAGGTGGTTGAGAGCGTCGCCGATCGGAAGGACGGGAGCGTCGCGTGGCCGTCGAACGAAACGCCGCAAAAAGCGCCGAGCGAGCCGGATGCCGAGGCGCCGCCGAGCCGGCGACTGGTCGACTTGGACGCCGCGCTCAGCCGCCTTCGCGGAGACCGCAGCCTACTCCGCGACATGATTGGCTTCTACCGCGAGGACGCCCCGACTCTACTAACCGCGATCGCAGAGAGCCTCGAGGCCGGCAACCTTGCGACGCTCGAGCGGGCTGCGCACAGTCTGAAGGGGCTGTCGGCGAACTTTGATGCAGAAGCCGTGGTAAACGCTGCCCGCGACCTGGAGCTTGCCGCGCGAACCGGTGAAGAAGGTAAGCTCTCCAAACTGGCCGCCGACCTCACCAAGGCGGCCAACCAGTTGATGGATTTCTTCGAGGACTATTTGGGAGGCGAATAA
- a CDS encoding response regulator, with protein sequence MSTPETILAVDDNEVNLEVIQEALDGFYRVATATNGVDGIAIAKQLRPPVVLLDVMMPGLDGYQVCRQIKQSYELEGVRVIMVSARVALSDKLRGYDEGADGYIAKPFDEEELLAKLDFAIRARRLEQSCGAIGDVLAFVATLRDTGRLSSLDRTRAFNHLLAERTLDASPELLERRQEFLDHLHYACVLKDVGMLSIPVRIAEAADPITLSRNDYELLKEHTLIGGRLLARMAKQHPDTTLFPMAAEVAQSHHERFDGSGYPEGLRGDEIPLSARIVAVVDRYESLLNAAGPGSRPGLNALHKQLADDRGSLLDPDLTTRFLQVLEELNRDSAVPSETLEQWH encoded by the coding sequence ATGAGCACGCCAGAAACAATCCTTGCGGTCGATGACAATGAGGTGAACCTGGAGGTCATCCAGGAAGCCTTAGACGGGTTTTACCGCGTCGCCACTGCGACCAACGGCGTTGACGGTATCGCCATCGCTAAACAGCTCCGGCCCCCGGTCGTGCTGCTGGACGTGATGATGCCGGGGCTCGACGGCTATCAGGTTTGCCGACAGATCAAACAGAGCTACGAACTGGAGGGCGTGCGCGTCATCATGGTGTCCGCTCGCGTCGCGTTGAGCGACAAGCTACGCGGCTACGACGAAGGCGCAGACGGCTACATCGCCAAGCCATTCGATGAGGAAGAGCTTCTCGCCAAGCTCGACTTCGCGATCCGCGCCCGGCGACTCGAGCAATCATGCGGGGCAATCGGCGACGTGCTCGCGTTCGTAGCGACCCTGCGTGACACCGGGCGCCTGAGCAGCCTTGACCGCACCAGGGCGTTTAACCACCTGTTGGCCGAGAGAACACTCGACGCTTCTCCGGAACTGCTGGAACGCCGCCAAGAATTCCTTGACCATTTGCACTACGCCTGCGTCCTGAAGGACGTTGGCATGCTCTCGATCCCGGTGCGAATCGCCGAGGCGGCCGACCCCATCACTCTCAGCCGCAACGACTACGAACTCCTCAAGGAGCACACCCTAATTGGCGGGCGTCTGCTCGCCCGGATGGCAAAGCAGCACCCCGACACAACGCTCTTCCCTATGGCGGCGGAGGTCGCCCAGTCGCACCACGAGCGGTTTGATGGATCTGGTTACCCGGAGGGATTGCGCGGTGATGAGATCCCGCTATCGGCCCGGATCGTAGCCGTTGTCGACCGCTACGAATCACTGCTCAACGCGGCGGGCCCCGGGTCACGGCCTGGACTTAATGCCCTGCACAAGCAACTCGCCGACGACCGCGGCAGCCTGCTCGACCCGGACCTCACTACGCGTTTCCTGCAAGTGCTGGAAGAACTCAATCGGGACTCTGCGGTTCCGAGCGAGACCCTGGAGCAATGGCACTGA